A region of Scylla paramamosain isolate STU-SP2022 chromosome 25, ASM3559412v1, whole genome shotgun sequence DNA encodes the following proteins:
- the LOC135113216 gene encoding LOW QUALITY PROTEIN: uncharacterized protein LOC135113216 (The sequence of the model RefSeq protein was modified relative to this genomic sequence to represent the inferred CDS: deleted 1 base in 1 codon) gives MFTTTGRRRGALYVSWFLFLLYFIFLKTRNSDIRSADAVPYDEYECGCPRFGPSLRSDVLSLCSEWSSSRGGGQKVVAYSVYGDVTKKEVNRQYYSEIEERAKDVASHYEGWVMRLYHNISRSHNNSDLLCVLYCRYPHLDLCLVTHLYPPPPQDTGRKVTTNTTAMRGRISLHQNTKASYEKRLVGKMWRFLPMADPLVSEFLVRDLDSSILPREVAAVRQWRANSTALVHLMRDHPSHNGLILAGMWGGSRERGAANLTSMLHAMTRWPPRDIWDYDQMLLKRVVWPEVLDSVLAHDSYFCANPHFQSRHRAVPFPTRRDGRLFVGWGRTRADERKTIIDCPVQCRPRNHLDWRLC, from the exons TCGTGGTGCTCTCTATGTTTCGTGGTTCTTGTTTCTTCTATATTTTATCTTCCTCAAAACTCGTAATTCAGACATACGATCTGCGGACGCCGTGCCTTACGATGAATACGAGTGCGGGTGTCCACGATTCGGTCCATCCCTTCGGAGTGATGTTTTGTCTTTGTGCAGTGAGTGGTCCAGTAGCCGGGGAGGAGGCCAGAAGGTGGTGGCGTACAGTGTTTATGGTGATGTCACCAAGAAGGAAGTCAACAGGCAATACTATTccgaaatagaagaaagagcgAAGGATGTAGCCAGTCATTATGAAG GCTGGGTGATGCGGCTATACCACAACATATCGAGGTCACATAACAACAGTGACTTACTATGTGTCCTGTATTGCCGGTACCCTCACCTTGACCTATGCCTTGTGACGCATCTGTACCCACCTCCTCCACAagacaca ggaaggaaggtcaCAACGAACACGACAGCAATGAGGGGGCGCATCTCTCTTCACCAAAACACAAAAG CGAGTTATGAGAAGCGACTAGTGGGAAAGATGTGGCGCTTTCTACCCATGGCGGATCCTTTGGTGTCCGAGTTCCTGGTGAGAGATCTTGACTCCTCTATCCTCCCCCGGGAAGTGGCGGCAGTGAGGCAGTGGCGAGCCAACTCCACAGCCCTTGTGCACCTTATGAGAGACCATCCCAGTCACAACGGCCTCATTCTtgcag GCATGTGGGGAGGATCGAGAGAGCGAGGGGCAGCTAACCTGACCTCGATGCTGCACGCCATGACCCGCTGGCCTCCACGTGACATATGGGACTATGACCAGATGCTCCTCAAGAGAGTCGTCTGGCCGGAGGTCCTGGATAGCGTT CTTGCCCACGATAGCTATTTCTGCGCCAACCCGCACTTCCAGTCTCGCCACCGAGCCGTACCCTTCCCCACGCGGAGGGACGGCCGCCTCTTCGTTGGGTGGGGACGCACCAGAGCCGATGAGCGGAAAACTATCATTGATTGCCCTGTGCAGTGTAGGCCCAGGAATCACCTAGACTGGCGACTGTgctag
- the LOC135113215 gene encoding KRAB-A domain-containing protein 2-like isoform X1, with translation MFFSLYFLCKLLNFSIYYSLCTMDQAAFELQLRQTLQGKAENAVIQPALQRDQWLQDLLRINSSGAQSTFDYNLKKRYEVLRVGNADRLIRKRKDTSEHEFKFVACVEEVFGIIKTAHEAIGHGGGKKTIAEVRKKWSNITQEVCYLYISFCEHCHQKKARKTPKGLVVKPVRSHDIHSRCQIDLINFQTLPDGNFKYIMTYVNHFSKFCVLRPLTSKRAEEVAANLLDIFLTFGAPAILHSDNGREFVNAIITELSMLWPELKLVTGRPRHPQSQGAVERLNGVIQDKLTIWMRENNSKKWSVGLKFVQWQVNISQHETTGHSPFKVTFGLDPQVGLASSIVPSTAFCNIFTEEDLESFLEAETEAEAETGAEAEAATGAEAEEEAQTGAETEAEAETRAGRSEAEAETGAEAEAATELEAEEEAQTGAEAEAETGAEAEAGEEAEAETRAETVATNFQKIRVAANIGQSKAAARMTRRGKNLLKPLSIGQCATLRVPDVDRGPTDPKNLLVVILKEEEGLYTVGCREGIIRTKFTPADLSGIKQTLIKSEEVPDICLSMRTATARATGGQGYTKCQCTTQCTSGRCSCLRKEIKCNSRCHPGRSCKNL, from the coding sequence atgtttttttctctatattttctttgtaaattACTAAACTTTTCTATCTATTACAGTTTATGCACTATGGATCAAGCTGCTTTTGAACTTCAGCTGCGTCAAACGCTGCAAGGCAAGGCTGAAAATGCTGTCATCCAGCCCGCTCTCCAGCGTGATCAGTGGTTGCAGGATTTGTTAAGAATCAATTCTTCTGGAGCCCAGTCTACATTTGACTATAACCTCAAGAAACGCTATGAAGTTCTGCGTGTTGGCAATGCTGACCGACTTATTCGCAAAAGAAAAGATACCAGTGAACATGAATTTAAGTTTGTTGCATGTGTAGAAGAAGTGTTTGGTATTATTAAAACAGCTCATGAAGCTATTGGCCATGGAGGTGGCAAGAAAACAATTgcagaagtgagaaagaaatggTCAAACATCACACAAGAAGTATGCTACCTCTACATTTCATTCTGTGAGCACTGTCATCAAAAGAAAGCCAGAAAAACTCCAAAGGGTTTGGTAGTAAAACCGGTACGCAGTCATGATATCCATTCTAGATGCCAGATAGATCTTATAAATTTTCAAACATTACCTGATGGAAACTTTAAGTACATCATGACATATGTAAATCATTTCAGCAAATTTTGTGTGTTGCGTCCACTGACATCAAAAAGAGCAGAGGAAGTCGCAGCGAACCTTCTAGATATATTTCTGACATTTGGAGCACCTGCTATTTTACATTCCGACAACGGACGGGAGTTTGTGAATGCCATCATCACCGAGCTTTCAATGCTATGGCCAGAGCTGAAGCTGGTGACTGGACGCCCACGTCATCCTCAAAGCCAAGGAGCTGTTGAACGTCTAAACGGTGTGATCCAGGACAAACTAACCATTTGGATGAgggaaaataacagcaaaaagtGGTCAGTAGGTCTTAAGTTTGTTCAGTGGCAAGTTAATATCAGTCAGCATGAAACAACTGGCCACAGTCcttttaaagttacatttggacTAGATCCGCAAGTTGGATTAGCATCATCTATCGTGCCAAGTACAGCTTTTTGTAATATATTCACCGAGGAAGATCTCGAGTCATTTCTGGAAGCAGAGACTgaggcagaagcagagacaggtgcagaggcagaagcagcaacaggggcagaggcagaagaagaagcacagacAGGGGCAGagacagaagcagaagcagagacACGGGCAGGGAGGTcagaggcagaagcagagacaggtgcagaagcagaagcagcaacagagttagaggcagaagaagaagcacagacaggggcagaggcagaagcagagacaggtgcagaggcagaggcaggggaagaggcagaagcagagacaCGGGCAGAGACAGTAGCTACGAATTTCCAAAAGATCCGTGTTGCAGCTAATATAGGACAATCAAAGGCAGCAGCACGGATGACAAGACGCGGCAAAAACCTGCTTAAGCCATTGTCCATTGGTCAGTGTGCTACGCTGAGGGTTCCAGATGTCGATCGTGGTCCAACAGATCCAAAAAATCTGTTAGTAGTCATccttaaggaagaagaaggactatACACTGTAGGTTGTCGGGAGGGAattattagaacaaaatttacaccagctgacctaagtgggatcaaacagacccttataaagtctgaagaggttcctgatatctgcctatcgatgagaacagcaacagcaagagccactggtgggcaaggttatacaaagtgtcaatgtactactcaatgtacatcaggaaggtgcagctgcctaagaaaagaaattaaatgcaactcgcgctgtcacccaggcagatcatgcaaaaatttgtga
- the LOC135113215 gene encoding uncharacterized protein LOC135113215 isoform X2, with product MLWPELKLVTGRPRHPQSQGAVERLNGVIQDKLTIWMRENNSKKWSVGLKFVQWQVNISQHETTGHSPFKVTFGLDPQVGLASSIVPSTAFCNIFTEEDLESFLEAETEAEAETGAEAEAATGAEAEEEAQTGAETEAEAETRAGRSEAEAETGAEAEAATELEAEEEAQTGAEAEAETGAEAEAGEEAEAETRAETVATNFQKIRVAANIGQSKAAARMTRRGKNLLKPLSIGQCATLRVPDVDRGPTDPKNLLVVILKEEEGLYTVGCREGIIRTKFTPADLSGIKQTLIKSEEVPDICLSMRTATARATGGQGYTKCQCTTQCTSGRCSCLRKEIKCNSRCHPGRSCKNL from the coding sequence ATGCTATGGCCAGAGCTGAAGCTGGTGACTGGACGCCCACGTCATCCTCAAAGCCAAGGAGCTGTTGAACGTCTAAACGGTGTGATCCAGGACAAACTAACCATTTGGATGAgggaaaataacagcaaaaagtGGTCAGTAGGTCTTAAGTTTGTTCAGTGGCAAGTTAATATCAGTCAGCATGAAACAACTGGCCACAGTCcttttaaagttacatttggacTAGATCCGCAAGTTGGATTAGCATCATCTATCGTGCCAAGTACAGCTTTTTGTAATATATTCACCGAGGAAGATCTCGAGTCATTTCTGGAAGCAGAGACTgaggcagaagcagagacaggtgcagaggcagaagcagcaacaggggcagaggcagaagaagaagcacagacAGGGGCAGagacagaagcagaagcagagacACGGGCAGGGAGGTcagaggcagaagcagagacaggtgcagaagcagaagcagcaacagagttagaggcagaagaagaagcacagacaggggcagaggcagaagcagagacaggtgcagaggcagaggcaggggaagaggcagaagcagagacaCGGGCAGAGACAGTAGCTACGAATTTCCAAAAGATCCGTGTTGCAGCTAATATAGGACAATCAAAGGCAGCAGCACGGATGACAAGACGCGGCAAAAACCTGCTTAAGCCATTGTCCATTGGTCAGTGTGCTACGCTGAGGGTTCCAGATGTCGATCGTGGTCCAACAGATCCAAAAAATCTGTTAGTAGTCATccttaaggaagaagaaggactatACACTGTAGGTTGTCGGGAGGGAattattagaacaaaatttacaccagctgacctaagtgggatcaaacagacccttataaagtctgaagaggttcctgatatctgcctatcgatgagaacagcaacagcaagagccactggtgggcaaggttatacaaagtgtcaatgtactactcaatgtacatcaggaaggtgcagctgcctaagaaaagaaattaaatgcaactcgcgctgtcacccaggcagatcatgcaaaaatttgtga